GTGCGCGCCGGTGGAGAGCGCCCGCGCCGTCTCCTCGCCCATGAGCGCGAACAGGCTGCCGGAGAGTTCCGGCAGCAGCACGATGAAGACCGTGCCGAGCACCGCGCCGAGCGTCGTGCCGATGCCGCCGACGATCAGGATCGCCAGTGCCTCGATCGACAGCAGGAAGGGGAAGCCCTCGATCGTCACATAGCTGAGGAACATGCCGTAGAGCGCGCCGGCAAGGCCGATGATGAAGGACGAGGTGGCGAAGGCGACGAGCTTGGTCGCATGCAGGTTGATGCCCATGGCGCGCGCGGCGAGATCGTTGTCGCGCACCGCGACGAAGGCGCGGCCGATGCGGCTGCGCCTGAGGTTCAAGGTGGCGATCAGCGCGAGGCCGGCAAAGCCGAGGCAGAGATGGGCGAAGGCCTGATCGCTCGCAAACGAGAGGCCGAGAATGGTCGGGCGGGTGACGAAGATGCCGCGTGCGCCACGCGTCAGCCCGTCGAATTCCAGGATCAGGTGATTGACGATGAAGGCGAAGGCGAGCGTGGTGATGGCGAGGTAGAGCCCGGTGAGGCGCAGCGAGGGAATGCCGACGACGAGGCTGGCGAGGGCCGGCACCAGGCCGGCGAGAACGAGCCCGATCAGCGGGTCGAGGCC
This portion of the bacterium YEK0313 genome encodes:
- a CDS encoding leucine/isoleucine/valine transporter permease subunit is translated as MRSGTFKETIGEQIDLTDSMLVRIWCGIAVAALALAPYLLNAYHLSLLTIIAITVVGTLGLNVLTGWTGLISLGHVGFMVLGAYAYAIATQSYGLDPLIGLVLAGLVPALASLVVGIPSLRLTGLYLAITTLAFAFIVNHLILEFDGLTRGARGIFVTRPTILGLSFASDQAFAHLCLGFAGLALIATLNLRRSRIGRAFVAVRDNDLAARAMGINLHATKLVAFATSSFIIGLAGALYGMFLSYVTIEGFPFLLSIEALAILIVGGIGTTLGAVLGTVFIVLLPELSGSLFALMGEETARALSTGAHELKSMLYGVAIILFLRFQPHGLAGLWRDVKRLWVHWPLRY